TACATTTCTGTTGTCTCTAAGAACCACAAACCCGTGCTATGAGAGTACGACCATATGAACTATCTAGTTCCGTTTCAAGGCTGGTGGAAGATTTCCAGGACGGAAGCTTAACGAAATCTGATCCGCTGCTCAGCATCATGCATCGTTCAGCAGGTGGTGTGTGTTATACACACGTTGAGTCGAGCTCGTAGTTCTAAACAcagcttttttctcgccaACACGATGTTCGCAGCGAGTGCCATCATTCCCTTGGGAGCCATTATAAGTGTTTTTCGGTTTTCCGGGGGGAGTTTACAAGGTAGTATAAGCGTGACGCTCGTGTGAGGATTGGATGCAGCCGATATTCCGCTAGGCTGAGCAGTGGCCACGCTCACTCTCCGTTCAAATATGTAATGGTATCCGGTACACCGGGTAACATAGGGGCGTCCTCAGGTCATCTGCCGTTTATTTAACATCGATCTGGTGATGTCGGCACCTAGGTAGGCACATATCCAGTTTTCGCTGCCGCTGCGGTACGCCCCGCAGTTACCTTCCATATGGATGGCGAGACATTTGTACTCCGCTCTGGCAGGGAATGGGTATTCAGCAATTTACCCATTTTAACGTCTCTGCTGTGGCGTCTTTGTTGCATATTAACTCAATTCATGGTGGGTTTCTCAGTTTACACGCACCGCAGAGACACTCTCTTTACCTCCAGCACCGATCACTTTCCAAGTTGCGGGCCACAAGTGGAAGGAAGCGGTGATAACATAATGAAATTTGTGACGAAGATTCTCGAGTGCGCTAAGGGCCAGAGGCCAGTTGGGTCGAGCAGCGGAAGACTGCGTTGACAAAAAACGCGTTCGATGTTTGTGACTTGTCAAACCCGCATGCGGGTGCGGGGTCCCCTTGGCAGCTGGAACTCCTTCCGGTTGCCCAACCGTGAAAAAAATAGCCACACATCACGATAAATGAATAGGTTTATTAATGCCATTGACCATACTCTCAGCGCCTCTGTACGAGCCCGGTTGTAGCACGGCCGGTGCAGCGACAGTTCCGCGGTAGCAGCCCGAGCGCCAAGCCTCGAATGTATGCCGGAGATCCGGGGTCAAATTCGCAGCCGCAACTCGAATCAAGACAAAGAAGTTAAGGAGCTATCTGCAGAGGACATTCCACGAAGCAACATTTGTATGCTTCCGTCCTATGTTTGCACCTCCATagctcgtcttccctcttgAAGCTCGGTGTTGCCACACGAGGATGTTAGAACCGATGTTAAAATGCTCCTCATGTAACATGTGTTTCTAGTATGTTAATGTTGTTTTTGCTTGGACCGCTAATCCTGCTGGTTAATACGGAACGCGGTCATCAGCAGCAAAAGGCGATTCAGGATTTTCTTGGATCTTTCAGGAGTCGGACCGTCAGGTGCCTTTTTCAACCGGCGTGTCTACTGGAGGCGACTCTTCCTGAGCACTCACTATCCTAGGAACGACGATAGTCCTCACGAGAGACACTGCGAATTCTTCTGGAACACCAGGTCACTTGGAGAACTCTTTTGGAGTCACCTACAAGATCGAGCTCCTTAACTAGATGAGGTGCATCATGAACATCATGGAGCGAGCTGGTTTACGCAGAAGCTCCCGTTCTTCACTCAGCATCGACATCACTGTCACCAGGCACTGAAAGTGCTCCCCCGGAGTTTGCCACGCTGGTTAACATGCGGGTTCTTGCCATAATTTATGACGTGCAACAGGCTCTGAGTGCTTACCCTTTAAACGTTCTGTTTTAGGGGCTTTTGGTCCATAGTTTTGCCACTGGTACATGCTCACGCGTGGCCAGAAACCGATAGCCATGGCGATGCTCGAAGAAAATTTCGACAAATCCGTCAAGGTCATAATTGTAGGAAACGGCACCGTCGGAAAATCATCGTTGATCGCCAGATTTGCTGATGGCAAATACACCAGCGATTACAAAAAAACCCTCGCCGTTGATTTCATCGAAAAAACTCGGCAAAtaaaaaagaaagacggcgGGGACGATACTGTCACATTCTTCCTTTGGGACACGGCAGGACAAGTGAGCTTCAACCAGCACACGAGAGAACGGACAGCAAGGCTATGTTTCATGTAGAAGCTACCACCTAGTGACGAGATAAAGCATAAAGCGCTGCGCTGCCGAACCCTGTAATGTGCTTGATGAAGGAGTTTTCTTTTATCGTTAGGAGGAATACAACAGCATCACTCGGGCGTACTACCGAGGAGCACGCGCCGCCATAATTGTCTTTTCTACAACTGACCGAGCTAGCTTCCATGCAGTTCGAGAGTGGCACAGGTGAGATGTTTCTGTCAGTAGCAGGTCAAGGTCAAAACACTAGCGAATTATCCTGTTGGCAGAGTGCGTCTGGCGACAAACGGTCGCAGGCGCGTCAACTAGGCGACAGAAAATGAATATTCTCATCGACAAATGACACTCGCAACTATGAACGACTTTCAGATAGACCATTCGCGATTCAAGAGTCAGGAGTTAGGGCTCTCAAGAATGGTAACAGCATGGGACACAATTATTGGCAAGAGTGAAGGAAGACAAAGTTCCTCACTCCCTGAAGACAGCTGTGGCGTGAACAACATAGAATCCAAACTTGTGTCGTAGTATGAGGGAggctcgagagaaaagatcTTGGAACTCAGCATAGGTCGACACTGAGCGCATTTGTTCCACACTACCGTGACGTGTCTCCTAACAACAGACAACAATGTAGCGCTTCGATGTCAACGTTGAGTTGGTATTTGCAATGCCTAATAGACAGAACATGTTCCTTCAGTTCGATGCATCCTAGCAGACATGCAAAACTAACGAGGTTCACCATGTTCCCATAATCCCACTTGTGTCACCTGGCGTGGCTAGAGGAGCAACATTTGTAGTGGCATATCACCTTCTCTCGTGACGTTACCATACATAGACGCGCTGTCCAAACCATTTGTCACAGTGCCCTGCACTTCTGTTTGGTGTAGTGAGATGTGTGGGACTGATTTTCCTTC
This sequence is a window from Neospora caninum Liverpool complete genome, chromosome V. Protein-coding genes within it:
- a CDS encoding Zgc:56049, related — translated: MAMLEENFDKSVKVIIVGNGTVGKSSLIARFADGKYTSDYKKTLAVDFIEKTRQIKKKDGGDDTVTFFLWDTAGQEEYNSITRAYYRGARAAIIVFSTTDRASFHAVREWHRHAKLTRFTMFP